The Phycisphaerae bacterium genome has a segment encoding these proteins:
- a CDS encoding CCA tRNA nucleotidyltransferase translates to MHSGLSKPIGPGYNTWIMDNRSAAVKIIEVLREAGHEAYLVGGCVRDMLLGRQDIDEHDVATSARPQAIQALFRRTRLVGAQFGVVLVGMGGQWIEVASFRTDESYSDGRHPDRVRFATLEEDAARRDFTINGMYYDPLEDRLIDLVGGRADLRAGLIRAIGEPDRRFREDHLRLLRAVRFAARLAFAVENRTAAAIRSQTEQIQEISTERILDELRKMLTRTGRMRGLRLADELGLLPYVLPELTDLRGRPGVTFAEGHEVSAAGDAFDHSLMTVDRLGPHVRFETVFAAVLHLTGLMRSATIDRPRTVRTRVKTPEANTSAQVADDVCRRLTCSNRQRHAVVWLIHHLPLLGLDGDLSLAQIKRIMLCDGYDELIALYRARVEAGLEPSTVLEGVEHLAETIDREALRQTAPLIHGGDLEKALGVPPGLGYQEVLDEVFDAQLNGQVETKAEALALARSIAEKVGLV, encoded by the coding sequence ATGCACTCAGGTCTGTCCAAGCCGATCGGTCCGGGCTACAATACGTGGATCATGGACAATCGCAGCGCAGCGGTAAAGATCATCGAGGTCCTTCGCGAGGCCGGGCACGAGGCGTACCTGGTCGGCGGCTGCGTCCGCGACATGCTGTTGGGCCGGCAAGACATCGACGAGCACGACGTGGCGACCTCGGCGCGGCCACAGGCCATTCAGGCACTGTTCCGCCGGACCCGCCTGGTCGGCGCGCAGTTCGGCGTGGTGCTGGTGGGGATGGGCGGCCAGTGGATCGAAGTCGCCAGCTTCCGCACCGATGAAAGCTACAGCGACGGACGGCATCCGGACCGGGTGCGATTCGCCACGCTCGAAGAGGACGCAGCGAGGCGAGATTTCACAATCAACGGGATGTACTACGATCCGCTGGAGGATCGCCTGATCGACCTGGTGGGCGGACGGGCGGACCTGCGGGCGGGGCTGATCCGGGCGATCGGCGAACCGGATCGCCGCTTCCGCGAGGATCATCTGCGGTTGTTGCGAGCGGTGCGGTTTGCCGCGCGGCTGGCCTTTGCCGTCGAGAACCGGACGGCGGCGGCGATCCGGTCGCAAACCGAACAAATCCAGGAAATCAGCACCGAACGAATCCTCGACGAGCTGCGCAAGATGCTCACGCGGACCGGCCGGATGCGCGGACTGCGGCTGGCCGATGAGTTGGGACTGCTGCCCTACGTGCTGCCGGAGCTGACGGATCTGCGAGGTCGGCCGGGCGTGACGTTCGCCGAAGGACACGAAGTTTCCGCCGCGGGCGACGCCTTCGACCACTCGCTGATGACCGTCGATCGGCTCGGACCGCACGTGCGATTCGAAACGGTGTTTGCAGCCGTCCTGCATCTGACCGGGTTGATGCGATCCGCAACCATCGACCGGCCGCGGACCGTCCGAACGCGGGTCAAGACGCCGGAGGCCAACACCTCAGCCCAGGTGGCCGACGACGTCTGCCGCCGGCTGACCTGCTCAAACCGCCAGCGCCACGCGGTGGTCTGGCTGATCCATCACCTGCCGCTGCTGGGGCTGGACGGCGACCTCAGCCTGGCCCAGATCAAGCGGATCATGCTCTGCGACGGTTACGACGAACTGATCGCGCTGTACCGGGCTCGCGTCGAGGCCGGACTGGAGCCATCGACGGTGCTGGAAGGCGTGGAGCATCTGGCCGAGACGATCGATCGCGAAGCCCTGCGCCAGACCGCGCCGCTGATCCACGGCGGCGATTTGGAAAAAGCGCTGGGCGTCCCGCCAGGCCTCGGCTACCAGGAAGTGCTCGACGAGGTCTTCGACGCACAGCTAAACGGCCAGGTGGAAACGAAAGCGGAGGCGCTGGCCCTGGCCCGGTCCATAGCCGAGAAGGTGGGGCTGGTTTAG